A single region of the Polyodon spathula isolate WHYD16114869_AA chromosome 12, ASM1765450v1, whole genome shotgun sequence genome encodes:
- the LOC121325012 gene encoding transcription factor Sp6-like — MAHPHEAWFRPTHSSGSSEDMPSWWDLHLENSSWMDFQNVQGGFQTSTQAGGLQPTIGTYGSEPQLCGPPSHLPPAAQHYTQDGFKQLDATEQEFHPLEEPVGVGNRPKTHRCSAPRSSGQTACLCPNCVEAERVEPCGSKDVKRKHLHNCHIPGCGKAYTKTSHLKAHLRWHSGDRPFICNWLFCGNRFTRSDELQHHLQTHNAAKKFTCTICNRVFMRNNHLTKHLRTHKGSKEEREAVASTGSKGFEPNPDAYLKPKPEPSTMPGWSSHTNY, encoded by the coding sequence ATGGCCCACCCCCATGAGGCTTGGTTTAGACCCACCCACTCCAGTGGAAGCAGTGAGGACATGCCCTCCTGGTGGGACCTCCACTTGGAGAACTCAAGCTGGATGGACTTCCAGAATGTCCAAGGTGGCTTCCAGACCTCCACCCAGGCTGGGGGGCTGCAACCCACCATCGGCACCTATGGTTCGGAGCCCCAGCTCTGCGGACCCCCTTCCCACCTCCCCCCAGCCGCTCAGCACTACACCCAGGATGGGTTCAAGCAACTAGACGCCACAGAGCAGGAATTCCACCCGCTGGAGGAGCCTGTGGGTGTGGGCAACAGGCCCAAGACGCACCGCTGCTCTGCACCACGCAGCTCCGGCCAGACAGCCTGCCTTTGTCCGAACTGTGTGGAGGCAGAGAGGGTGGAACCCTGTGGCAGCAAAGACGTCAAGAGGAAGCATCTCCACAACTGCCACATCCCCGGCTGTGGCAAAGCCTACACCAAGACCTCACACTTGAAAGCCCACCTCCGCTGGCATAGCGGAGACCGGCCCTTCATCTGCAACTGGCTCTTCTGCGGCAATCGCTTCACCCGCTCGGACGAGCTCCAGCACCACCTCCAGACCCACAACGCCGCCAAGAAGTTCACCTGCACTATCTGCAACCGGGTCTTCATGCGGAACAACCACCTCACCAAGCACCTCCGGACCCACAAGGGGTCcaaggaggagagggaggcagtggCCAGCACTGGCAGCAAGGGCTTCGAGCCAAACCCTGACGCCTACCTCAAACCCAAACCTGAGCCCAGCACCATGCCTGGGTGGAGCAGCCATACCAACTATTGA